GTAAGGTTCTATTCAGACAAGTAGCAGGAGCTATGGCCCGTAGAATAGTAAACTATGCTCAGGAAGGCACAAGTGCTACTCAGGGAGGCGATTCCGGTTTTATTAAATTTGGTTCAAGAGTTGATATCTATCTTCCCTTAGATGCTAAGGTGAAAGTTAACATTGATCAAAAAGTCAGAGGTGGAGAAACTGTTCTGGCTGAATTTATCTAACATTTTTCTTTACTAAATTCTAACGCTATACAATATGGATTATGAAGAGAGAAGAGGCTTTAAAACAACTGCAAACTGCAAGTACAGTAAATGAAAAATTTGAAGTTGCATACAATATATTAAAACACTCTCCTCCTATTTCGCAAGACAAAATGCTTCTTCTTTACGCCTATTACAAACAAGCAGTTTTTGGTGATTATAGAGAAATTAAAAGTGATAATGATTTTAGCAATTATATACAAACCTTTAAAAACAATGCCTGGGGCCAAGTAAGAGGGCTGTCTTCAGATAAAGCTAAACAGGAGTATATCAATTACACTATACAACTTATAAAGGACGAATATCCAAAATAACTATACCCGAATGTAGTTTAAATCCTACTCAATGTAGATTAAATGCTATTAAAGCA
This genomic window from Bacteroidota bacterium contains:
- a CDS encoding acyl-CoA-binding protein; translated protein: MKREEALKQLQTASTVNEKFEVAYNILKHSPPISQDKMLLLYAYYKQAVFGDYREIKSDNDFSNYIQTFKNNAWGQVRGLSSDKAKQEYINYTIQLIKDEYPK